The Prochlorococcus marinus str. MIT 1214 sequence ATGCTCAAAGAGATGGCTGATCGTTATTACTCATAAATAATGTTGAAGTCTCTAAAAGTTATGACGAAAAAAAAATAAAAAGACAAATGAATCTAACGGTTAATTCTAAACTTGAAATACCAGCCAACGAAATACAGTGGAGATTCTCTAGATCATCAGGAGCAGGTGGACAGAACGTAAACAAGACAGAAAGTCGAGTTGAAATTGTATTTAACGTATCTGAATCAAAAACATTAACTCCATATCAGAAGCAAAGGATCTCAATTCAGGATGAACTTAAGTTAACCAATGGGTGTATTTGTATAGCTGTTCAGGATAAGAGAACTCAATATCAGAACAGACAACTGGCT is a genomic window containing:
- the arfB gene encoding alternative ribosome rescue aminoacyl-tRNA hydrolase ArfB, producing the protein MNLTVNSKLEIPANEIQWRFSRSSGAGGQNVNKTESRVEIVFNVSESKTLTPYQKQRISIQDELKLTNGCICIAVQDKRTQYQNRQLALTRLASILREILKPPLKKRRETKPTRSSKRKRVESKKKRGELKKSRQSNIDY